The Corynebacterium occultum sequence CACCCAGCCGGACCAGCCGCCATCCAGGATGCGGATATCCTTGAGACCGGCGGAGCGCAGCACCCACCAGGCACGGGAGGAACCGGCCCGATTCCAATCGTCATAGACCACCACCGAACTGGTGAGGCTGAGCCCCAGACGCTGCATCAGGTCATCGATGGTGCCCGGGTTCGGCAGGGGATGGCGGCCGAGGTGATCCTTGTCCAGATCCGAGAGATCCCGATCCAGACTCACGTAGCGGGCACCTGGAACATGGCCCGCCTCAAACTCCTCAACCCCCTCGGGTTTGCCGAGGGTCCAGCGCACATCAAGCACCTGGGGCGGATTCTCCCCAGCCAGTTCGGACCGCAATTCCTGGGGACTGATCAGATTCGTGGACACAGCTACATCACGCACTTTCCATTCAGGTTCACCGGGATCCCCTTCCAGGGGGCGGCATGGCCCCATTGTTCCAAAAACCCCTGTCCCACGCAGCCGCCCTGAGCAAACATGACTGCAGAAGCGCGGATGGCCAGAAGTATCCCGGGCAATGACCTGAAGCTCCACCTGTGCTCAAAAGGTCGGGAAATAACTCCCGGAATGGAGAATCCCTGAAACCGGGCAGCATTCCCCAAAGTGGGGCAAACCGCACTTAATGGACTTCAACCTTGAGAACTACGCCCCCACAGGTCCAGGATGCTCGGCCGAACCAGCCCCGATGGGAGAGCTTGCTGCTCGAAGCCCACCTCATGAGGTGCTGTGAGAGCCCTCCCACAGCATTGATTCCATATACACCCGTTCCACCTCACCTTGAGGATTCAGCTGCACCAGGTTGGCGCGCAAGCCGGGACGCAGATCCCCCACCTCTCCTACTAGATCCAGTACCGCGGCAGCATTGGTGGCGGTGAAACGGACCGCGGCTGGCCCATCATGACGGCGGCGGAAATGATGGAACTGGCGGGCCAGGGTACTGGTGCCACCGGCGAGTGCCCCGCTCCCCTGCGCAGTGGCTAAACGTGCCACCCCACCTTTGAGCACCACTTCCAGAGGTCCGAGCTGATAGCTGCCATCGGGCAGCCCGGTGGCCTCCATCGCATCCGTGACGGCATAGGCCCGCTCCCCCGCCAACGCGAACACCAGATCCACGGTTCCCGCCGCCAGGTGCACCCCATCCGCAATCAGCTCCAACCCGGTGGCGGTGCCCCCTGCGCTAAGCAGAGCTGCGGCGGCACCTGGGGTGCGGTGGTGGATCTGCGGCATGGCATTAAAAAGGTGGGTGGCGGTGGTGCGCACCCCCAGCTCAGCGGCTTTCCCGAGTGCCGCAAGAGTGGTGTCATAATCAGCCTCAGTGTGACCGAAACCGGCGATGATCCCGAACCTGGCGCAGATTTCCAGCAGTTCACCCACGTGCTCGGTTTCCGGGGCCAGAGTGATCTGGCGGATATTGCCCTGCCCGGCCTCGATGATCCGGCGGAACATCTCCGGGTCACCTGGCTGGATCCGATCCGGGGACTGCGCACCACAACGGGCGGCATTGATGAAAGGGCCCTCCAGGTGGATACCGTGGATG is a genomic window containing:
- a CDS encoding N-acetylglucosamine-6-phosphate deacetylase, giving the protein MSTQVRGRIITAEKVLPHAEISFDESGILSIEELDPAAAPPEQPTIIPGFVDLHNHGGKGGSFPTGSLADCRRAAEYHRSQGTTTMLASLVSGNERELTHQVERLKELVGEGLIHGIHLEGPFINAARCGAQSPDRIQPGDPEMFRRIIEAGQGNIRQITLAPETEHVGELLEICARFGIIAGFGHTEADYDTTLAALGKAAELGVRTTATHLFNAMPQIHHRTPGAAAALLSAGGTATGLELIADGVHLAAGTVDLVFALAGERAYAVTDAMEATGLPDGSYQLGPLEVVLKGGVARLATAQGSGALAGGTSTLARQFHHFRRRHDGPAAVRFTATNAAAVLDLVGEVGDLRPGLRANLVQLNPQGEVERVYMESMLWEGSHSTS